A stretch of DNA from Promicromonospora sukumoe:
GGCGGCATGCCGGGCGAGGCCGCGGGCGACTTCTCGCTGGTCATCACGGGCGGCGACGTCACGGTCGACGCCGGCGGCGACGGTCTCGACTCGAACGGAACCCTCACGGTCTCGGGCGGCGACGTCACGGTGTTCGGCCCGACGGACGGCGGCAACGGCACCCTCGACAGCGCCGGCGCGCTGACGGTGGACGGCGGCACGCTGCTCGCCGTCGGCACGTCGAGCATGCTGCAGACGCCGGGCGACGGCTCGGAGGGGTGGGTCGCGGCGACCTTCGACACGCTGGTCGCGGGCACGGAGCTCACGGTGGTCGACTCGAACGGGAACGTGGTGGCCGAGGTGACGCTGACCAAGGACACCCAGTCCGTGGTCCTGGCCTCGGCGGACCTGACCACGGGCGACACCTACACGGTCCAGGCGGACGGCGCGGAGGTCACCTCGGTGACCGCGGGCGAGGCCGGATAGGGGTGGGATTTCGCGGGGGTCGCGAGGTAGTGTTCCGGACACCGCCGAGGGAGGTCACCGATGCCCGCGCCCACACTCTTCGACTACTCGGACCACAGTCCGTACTCGAACCCCGGACACCACACCGGGTACTTCACCGAGCTGAGCACCGACCCGGAGGAGCTGCACCGGTTCGTCTGCACCGCCGTCGTGCACTACCGGGCCGAAGGCGCGACCCTGACCGACGAGCAGAAGGGCGACCCCGACCGGCGCTGGCTCACCTCGATCCTGGACGCCGCCGCGCTGCGCGCGCCCCTCGACGGGCCGCGCACGCACGCGCAGCAAGTCGCCGGGTGCTGCCGCGACCACACGCTCCTGGCCCTCGGGGTGCTGCGCACGCACGACGTGCCGGCGCGGTCCCGGATCGGCTTCGCCACGTACTTCGCGCCCGGCTGGAACGCCGACCACGTGGTGGGCGAGCGCTGGGACGGGAAGCGCTGGGTGCGGTTCGACCCCGAGCTCGACCAGAAGGACTTCGACTTCGACGTGCACGACATGCCCACCGGGCCCGAGTCA
This window harbors:
- a CDS encoding transglutaminase domain-containing protein; the encoded protein is MPAPTLFDYSDHSPYSNPGHHTGYFTELSTDPEELHRFVCTAVVHYRAEGATLTDEQKGDPDRRWLTSILDAAALRAPLDGPRTHAQQVAGCCRDHTLLALGVLRTHDVPARSRIGFATYFAPGWNADHVVGERWDGKRWVRFDPELDQKDFDFDVHDMPTGPESPFVTAAEAWLTIRAGTADAATFGVTADVPFLHGKDFVRYYVLYEVAHRHRDELLLWDLWGPELGTSYVREAEGGQAATWVRDAGLAGADMSDAEFDAVADELAYLLVAADAGDDEAADQLAELYRGDSRLRPGERVLTLSPTGHSGITDLAEH